GCTCGATGGCAACGGTGATCGCGCCGTGGACGAGCACGGGCTATCATCCCGATGACAGCGCGTTTCCCCGCCCTGGCCGCGCGACCATGATCTTTTCGAGGAATGGCGATGGCTGGCTGTGCGTGCATTCGCACATGTCGCTCAATCGCGGTGTGCCGCAAGCGAGTCACGCCAACCGGCCGGTGAAGGCCCGGTAGTTCGATGCGTAGGGCGGATTAGCGAAGCGTAATCCGCCGTGCGGCCGCGCAGCCATCGACGGCCGCAGTTTGTCGCGCAAAAGTGGCGGATTACGCTTCGCTAATCCGCCCTACGCTTTCGAGACTATTCCGGCTGCCCGATGCTCACCTTCAGCGTGCCGACGCCGTCGACGCCGCATTCGAGCTTGTCGCCCGGCTGGAGCTGCGACACGCCGGCCGGCGTGCCCGTCATGATGATGTCGCCGGCGGCGAGCTTCACTTGCTGCGAGAGTTGCCAGATGATTTCAGGCACGTTCCAGATCAACTCGGTGAGGTCGCCCTTCTGAGCTTCCTTGCCGTTGACCGTGAGCCAGATCTTGCCCTTGGTGGGATGGCCGATCTTCGATGCCGGCTGTACCGCGGAGCAGGGCGCCGAACCATCGAACGACTTGCCGATCTCCCACGGACGCTCCTTCTTGCGCGAGGCGATCTGGAGGTCGCGGCGGGTGAGATCGATGCCAACCGCATAGCCGTAGACATGGTCGAGCGCCTTGTCGGCGGGGATGTTCAGCCCGCCGCTCTTCATCGCGACGACGAGCTCGACCTCGTGATGCAGATCCTTGGTCAGCGGCGGATAGGGAATGGTGGCGCCATCGGGCACCAGCATGTCGGCGTGCTTGGCGAAGAAGAACGGCGGCGCGCGCTCGTCATTGCCCATCTCGCGGATATGCTCGAGATAGTTGCGGCCGACGCACCAGATGCGGCGTACCGGATAGCGGCCGCTCTCGCCGACGACGGGGAGCGAAGCCTGGGGCGGAAGCGGGATGACGTAGGAGGCGGCGTTCATGGAGCGATCTCGCTGCTCTTGGGTTGAAGGAACTCTATGCGGTTGCACTGATCGGCGCCAGAGCGCCGGCGTCGCGATGTTGCAGGCGGAAGAACGAGGCGTAGCGGCCCGAGCGGCGGAGCAGTTCGTCGTGACGGCCCTGCTCGACGATCTCGCCGCCCTCGACCACCAGGATGCTGTCGGCGTGCATGATGGTGTGCAGGCGATGCGCGATCACGATGGTGGTGCGGTTCTGGCAGAGATGCTCGATCGCCTCCTGCACCTGCCGCTCGGATTCGGAATCGAGCGCGGCGGTTGCTTCGTCGAGCAGAATGATCGGCGCGTTCTTGAGCAGCGCACGCGCGACCGCAATGCGCTGGCGCTGGCCGCCGGAGAGCTGCGTGCCGTGCTCGCCGACCGGCGTGTCGTAGCCGAGCGGGAAGCTCACGATGAAATCGTGCGCGCACGCGGCCTTCGCGGCCTCGATGATCTCGTCCTCGCTCGCGTCTGGCTTGCCGAAGGCGATGTTGTTGCGAATGGTGTCGCGGAACAGATAGACGTCCTGGCCGACATAGGCAGTCTGGGCCCGCAGCGATTTGCGCGAGATCGCGCCGATCGACTGGCCGTCGATGACGACGTCGCCTTGCGTCACCTCGTAGAAGCGCAAGAGCAGCGCCAGCACCGTCGACTTGCCGCCGCCGGACGGGCCGACCAGCGCCGTGACCTTGCCGGGTTCGGCGACGAAGCTCATGCGGTTGAGCACGGTCTCGCCCGAGCGATAGCAGAAGCTGACATCGCGCAGCTCGATCCGGGCGTCGATGAGCTTCAGCGCCGGCTTGTCGTCGTCGGAGTGCTCGCTGGCAGGGCTGTCGACGACTTCGAGCAGCATGCGCGCGCCGACGAGCTGGCTGTTGAGGTCGATGTTGAGCCGTGCCAACCGCTTGGCCGGTTCGGTCGCCATCAGGAATGCCGTCATGAAGGAGAAGAACGCGCCGGGCGTCGCGTTGAGCGCGACCACGCTATAGCCGCCGTACAGCAGGCAGCCGGCGACGGCGAAGCCGCCGAGCATCTCCATCAGCGGGTTGGAGCGGTTGGCGACGCGGGCCATTTTGTTGGCGTTGCGCTCGACGATCGCGATGTTCTCGTCGATGCGCTTCTGCATGGTCTCTTCGAGCGTGAAGGCTTTCACGGTGCGGATGCCTTGCAGCGACTCCTGCATCGTTTCCATGATGTCAGCGGTGCCGGTGAACTGGTTGAAGGCGAGGCCCTTGATGCGCTTGACCAGCTTGCGCAGCACCAGCATCGCCGGCGGCACCGCGACGAGGCCGATGAACGACATCAGCGGATCCTGCCACACCATCACGCCGATCATGGCGAGCAGCATCATCACGTCGCGCCCGATGGCGTTGACCAGCATGTTCAGCACGTCGGTGATCGACTTGGCGCCAGCCGTGAGTCGTGCCAGGAATTCGGACGAATGCCGTTCGGAGAAGAAGCCGACGCTCTCGCGCATCAGTTTTGCGAACAGCTGGCGTTGGTTGTTGGCGAGGATGGCGTTGCTGATCTTGGTCAGGATCACCATGTGGCCGTAGGTCGCCACGCCCTTGATGAACAGCAGGATCACCGTGATGCCGGAGAACATCGCGATGCCCGGGATGTTCTTGTCGACATAGGCCTGGTTGATGACCTGCCCGAGCACATAGGTCGCGCCTGCGGTCGCACCCGCGGCAGCCGCCATCAGCGCGAAGGCCACGAGGTAGCGCCGCCAGTAGACGACCCCCTGTTCCATGACCAGGCGGCGAATGAGGACCATCGCCGCATAGGGATCGTCGGTGATTTTCTTTGGAAACTGGGCCATCCGTAGTCCATTGACGGCGCAGGGAAAAGCCTGCCCGCGCGTCAGGGATCGAATGGCCTCTGTGCCCGCTAAAGCGCCGCTTTTCAAGCCCAATTAAGGGCTTGCGCAGGATGCGATTCTAGGCCGAGACGGCGTGGCGGAGTTCGCCGTGGCGCTCCCGGAACAGCTTGTCCTCCCAGGCCAGCGCGTGGGCCGCGATGGTCTCGAGGTCCTCGTATTGCGGCTTCCAGTCGAGCAGGCCGCGGATCCTGCTGGTGTCGGCGACCATGGTCATGATGTCGCCGGGGCGGCGCGGGGCGTACTGGACGGCGAAGCTGCGACCCGACACCCGGCGCACCGCGTCGATGGTCTCCAGCACGGAGTAGCCGCGGCCATAGCCGCAATTCAGCGTGGTCGAGGCGCCGCCGTTGCGCAAATAGGCCAGCGCCGAGCGATGGGCCTGCGACAGGTCCGTGACGTGGATGAAGTCGCGGATGCAACTGCCGTCCGCCGTCGGATAGTCGGTGCCGAACACGTCGATCTTGGCGCGCTGACCGGTCGCGGCCTCGACCGCGATCTTGAGCAGATGCGTGGCGCCGACGGTGGCAAGCCCGATGCGCGCCTGCGGATCGGCGCCGGCGACGTTGAAATAGCGCAGGGTGACGTACTGCATGCCGTAGGCGGCGGCGACGTCGTGCAGCATGATCTCGGTCATCAGCTTCGAGGAGCCGTAGGGCGACAGCGGCCGGGTCGGCGCGTGCTCGGGCACCGGCACCTGGTCCGGATTGCCGTAGACGGCGGCGGTCGAGGAGAAGATGAAGCGGCCGATGCCGCGCTTGACCGCGACGTTGAGCAGATTGCGCGCCGTGGTGAAGTTGTTGCGATAGTAGCCGAGCGGATCGCGCATCGAATCCGGCACGACCACCGAGCCCGCGAAATGGATGATGCTCTCGATATTGTGCTGGGCGATCACGCCCTCGAGCAGGTTCTCGTCGCCCGCATCGCCGATGAACAGCGGCACGCCTTCGGGCAGATAGGTGGAGAAACCGGTAGAGAGATCGTCGATCACGACGACGTCCTCGCCGGCTTCCGCCAGCGCCAGGACCGTGTGACTTCCGATATAGCCGGCACCGCCGGTGACTAGCACAGTCATGACCTCACCCGTCTTCGATCAACGCGCCAAGTTAACGTTTGCGCGGTGAAGAGGGGGTTTCGGCACGGCTGAACTGGTCACTATGCTTAATGTTGCGTATAGGGGACGCACCGAACGGAGCATGACGTGGCGAATTCCCCTGATGATCTCGACGTGATCGTGCCAAATCTGCACAGGCGCTATTCCGGGGTCACCGCGACCAACCGGATGGTGGCGCCGCGGCTGGCAAAGCTCTATCGCGCGGGCTGGTTCGGCTCCGATGCGCCCGAGGGGATCGCGCGGCTCGCCGTCGGCGATGTCCTGAAACTGTGGCGCCGCAAGCGGCCAGTGGTCTGGCACGCACGGCGCAACAACGAGATGATCGCAGGCGTGTTGCTGCGCGCACTGGGCTGGCCGCTCAAGCTGGTCTTCACGTCGGCGGGGCAGCGCCATCACACCTGGATCACGCGCTGGCTGATCCGCCGGATGGACGCGATCATCGCGACATCAGACATCTCCGCTTCGTTCCTGAAAGTGCAATCGACGGTGATCCCGCACGGCGTCGATACCGACGTCTATGTGCCTCCGGTCGATCGCGCCGCGGCGTTTTCGGAAAGCGGTTTGCCGGGCCGTTACGCCATCGGCTGCTTCGGCCGCGTCCGGGCGCAGAAGGGCACCGACGTCTTCGTCGATGCGATGTGCCTGTTGCTGCCGCGCTATCCTGACTTCACCGCCGTGATCGTCGGCCAGGTCACGGCCGAGCAGACGTCGTTTGCAAACGACCTGACGAAGCGCATCGAAGCCGCCGGACTGCAATCGCGCATCGTCATCACCGGCGAGCTGCCGATCGAACAGGTGCAGCGCTGGTACCAGCGGCTGACGATCTACGCCTTCACCTCGCGCAACGAAGGCTTCGGCCTGACGCTGATCGAGGCGATGGCATCAGGCAGCGCGCTGGTCGCCGCGCGCGCTGGAGCCGCGACGCTGGTGGTCGAGGATGGCGTGAGCGGCGTGCTGATCCCGACCGGCGATGCCGACGCGCTGGCTGTGGCGCTCGAGCCGCTGATGCGCGATGTGTCTTTGGCGACCGCGATGGGCGAGCGCGGCCGGGCTCGGGTGCTCGAGAGGTTCAGCCTCGATGCGGAGGCGGCCCGGATCGGCGAGGTCTATCGGCCGCTGCTTTGAGCTGCTTTTCCAAAACGCGAAAACAACCCCATGCACAGTAGCCGGCACCGGCCAGGTCAAGGCCTTGCCGAGGCGGATGCGCTGGAATGCGGATTTTGCGAAATTTGCTTGATGCGTCGGGCAAAACAGGTGTAGATTGGCAGCATCCCACGATCAGCGACGACGTCCACCGGCGTGCCGCCGGATGCGCGAACTTCAGCGAATCCCAACGGTCACGCCTCGATCAAGCCGGCGTCTCGCGGCTCGATGTCTTCCGGGCCTTCTGACGCAGGAAGCTGACCTCGAGCTCGTCGCCATTGACGCGGTCGAGTTGACATCGCCGATAGGCAAGTCCGGTCGAGGAGAGCAGAAGGAAGAATTCGCTCAGCGCGAGACCCTCGATCGACGTCTCGACGCGAAGCGTGGCGTCGCTCTCCGATACGTCCTTGACGAAGCAGGCGCGGCGCCAGGTGCCGTCGATCGCCATCATCTGTGCCGACAGAGGCCGCTCGAACGAGACGCGCTGGCTGTCGCGCTCTTTCTCCTTGGGCATGCCTAGCGCTTCATCTGCGGCTGCGAATGCCGGCCTGCCGGTCTGGCCGTGGCGTGCGGCGCCGGACGAAGCCTGCGCTCGTAGGTGTCGGCAAGATCGAGCAGGCGCTTTTGGGTGAACGGATCCGCCTTCGTCGCAAGCTCGCGGATGTCTCGAGCGCGTCCTCTGATGAAGTCGTCGTCCATTGGCTGTTTCCCCTGAAAGCGAGAGGATGCCAAGTTGTCCCGGGGGTGTAAGCAACATTTGTTATGATGTGGCGCAGTTCCACGAGGGCGCGTAACCTTTCAAGAGCTTCTGCGGCTCAAGATTTCGTTCCCATTTGGGAGCACCAAGAGTACGCGGAATAGATGCGGAGACTGTGTGATGATGGACGTGAAGCCCCTTCACAACGAGCAGGACTACGATTGGGCGATCCGCGAAGTATCCCGCTATTTCGACGCCGAGCCTGACAGCTCCATGTGAGCTGGGGCGCGCCTCTGCGTAATTCTGCCGGCGTAACTCGAGCCGTATTCGTAAGCGACGGCTAGACGCGCGCCCCGGTCTCCCTCAGCACCCGCTGCGCAATCCCCACCACCTCTTCGGCGGCGATGTCCCGCATGCAGCGGTGGTCGTTCATCTTGCAGACCGTGCTCTGGCAGGGCTGGCACGACAGCACGCTCTTGTTTTGCACGACGGTCGCGGCGAGGCCGTTCAATGGCGCCCAGAGATAGGGGCTGGTCGGGCCGAAAATGCCCATGGTGGGCGTGCCCAGCGCGGCCGCGATGTGCATGAGGCCGGAATCGTTGGAGATCGCGACGCCGGCCGCCGCCATGGCGAGGACGCCGTTGCGTAGATCGTTGCCGGTGAGGTCCCGCACCCCCGGGCCGCCAGCGGTCCCCGGGCTGCCAGCGGTCCCGGGGCCGCCGGCGGCGACGATCTCCTGCGCGAGGCTCTTTTCGGCGGGGCCGCCGACCACCCAGACCTCCAGCCCGCGTTCGACCAGCAGGCGGGCGGCCTCTGGATAGGAGGTCCA
This genomic interval from Bradyrhizobium guangzhouense contains the following:
- a CDS encoding fumarylacetoacetate hydrolase family protein: MNAASYVIPLPPQASLPVVGESGRYPVRRIWCVGRNYLEHIREMGNDERAPPFFFAKHADMLVPDGATIPYPPLTKDLHHEVELVVAMKSGGLNIPADKALDHVYGYAVGIDLTRRDLQIASRKKERPWEIGKSFDGSAPCSAVQPASKIGHPTKGKIWLTVNGKEAQKGDLTELIWNVPEIIWQLSQQVKLAAGDIIMTGTPAGVSQLQPGDKLECGVDGVGTLKVSIGQPE
- a CDS encoding PilZ domain-containing protein, which translates into the protein MPKEKERDSQRVSFERPLSAQMMAIDGTWRRACFVKDVSESDATLRVETSIEGLALSEFFLLLSSTGLAYRRCQLDRVNGDELEVSFLRQKARKTSSRETPA
- a CDS encoding glycosyltransferase family 4 protein → MANSPDDLDVIVPNLHRRYSGVTATNRMVAPRLAKLYRAGWFGSDAPEGIARLAVGDVLKLWRRKRPVVWHARRNNEMIAGVLLRALGWPLKLVFTSAGQRHHTWITRWLIRRMDAIIATSDISASFLKVQSTVIPHGVDTDVYVPPVDRAAAFSESGLPGRYAIGCFGRVRAQKGTDVFVDAMCLLLPRYPDFTAVIVGQVTAEQTSFANDLTKRIEAAGLQSRIVITGELPIEQVQRWYQRLTIYAFTSRNEGFGLTLIEAMASGSALVAARAGAATLVVEDGVSGVLIPTGDADALAVALEPLMRDVSLATAMGERGRARVLERFSLDAEAARIGEVYRPLL
- the galE gene encoding UDP-glucose 4-epimerase GalE, which produces MTVLVTGGAGYIGSHTVLALAEAGEDVVVIDDLSTGFSTYLPEGVPLFIGDAGDENLLEGVIAQHNIESIIHFAGSVVVPDSMRDPLGYYRNNFTTARNLLNVAVKRGIGRFIFSSTAAVYGNPDQVPVPEHAPTRPLSPYGSSKLMTEIMLHDVAAAYGMQYVTLRYFNVAGADPQARIGLATVGATHLLKIAVEAATGQRAKIDVFGTDYPTADGSCIRDFIHVTDLSQAHRSALAYLRNGGASTTLNCGYGRGYSVLETIDAVRRVSGRSFAVQYAPRRPGDIMTMVADTSRIRGLLDWKPQYEDLETIAAHALAWEDKLFRERHGELRHAVSA
- a CDS encoding ABC transporter ATP-binding protein, whose amino-acid sequence is MAQFPKKITDDPYAAMVLIRRLVMEQGVVYWRRYLVAFALMAAAAGATAGATYVLGQVINQAYVDKNIPGIAMFSGITVILLFIKGVATYGHMVILTKISNAILANNQRQLFAKLMRESVGFFSERHSSEFLARLTAGAKSITDVLNMLVNAIGRDVMMLLAMIGVMVWQDPLMSFIGLVAVPPAMLVLRKLVKRIKGLAFNQFTGTADIMETMQESLQGIRTVKAFTLEETMQKRIDENIAIVERNANKMARVANRSNPLMEMLGGFAVAGCLLYGGYSVVALNATPGAFFSFMTAFLMATEPAKRLARLNIDLNSQLVGARMLLEVVDSPASEHSDDDKPALKLIDARIELRDVSFCYRSGETVLNRMSFVAEPGKVTALVGPSGGGKSTVLALLLRFYEVTQGDVVIDGQSIGAISRKSLRAQTAYVGQDVYLFRDTIRNNIAFGKPDASEDEIIEAAKAACAHDFIVSFPLGYDTPVGEHGTQLSGGQRQRIAVARALLKNAPIILLDEATAALDSESERQVQEAIEHLCQNRTTIVIAHRLHTIMHADSILVVEGGEIVEQGRHDELLRRSGRYASFFRLQHRDAGALAPISATA